Proteins from a single region of Streptomyces griseiscabiei:
- a CDS encoding helix-turn-helix transcriptional regulator, with the protein MANTSSRTLRLLALLQTHRHWSGVELADRLGVSERTLRRDVERLRELGYPVGAARGTDGGYQLAPGAVLPPLLLDDEEAVALAVGIGDAAQSGIAGLEEASLRALTKVVRALPPRLRARVDALRAMTLSAGGSGPVVAAGVLTAVAQACRDEERLRFGYTARGSAPTEREVEPHRVVALGGRWYLVAYDLGRHDWRSFRLDRLTEPTATGTRFRPRPLPAEDAVSFVQEASGAQAPYTVEVLVHAPSSRVRRVVGSWGTVEPLAQDSCRLTMTSASLDWPTQALGNVGAEFEVLGPPEFAAHVQGWGARFIRATRVRA; encoded by the coding sequence ATGGCGAACACCAGCTCACGGACTCTCAGACTGCTCGCGCTGCTGCAGACCCACCGGCACTGGTCCGGCGTGGAACTGGCCGACCGGCTCGGGGTCTCCGAGCGGACGCTGCGCCGCGATGTCGAGCGGCTGCGCGAGCTCGGCTACCCGGTCGGCGCGGCCCGGGGCACCGACGGCGGCTACCAGCTCGCGCCCGGCGCCGTCCTGCCGCCGCTGTTGCTGGACGACGAGGAGGCGGTGGCCCTCGCGGTGGGCATCGGTGACGCGGCGCAGAGCGGGATCGCGGGGTTGGAGGAGGCGTCGCTGCGCGCACTCACCAAGGTGGTGCGGGCCCTGCCGCCCCGGCTGCGGGCCAGGGTGGACGCCCTGCGGGCGATGACCCTCTCCGCCGGCGGGTCCGGGCCGGTCGTCGCGGCGGGGGTCCTCACCGCGGTCGCCCAGGCCTGCCGGGACGAGGAGCGGCTGCGGTTCGGCTACACGGCCAGGGGTTCCGCACCCACCGAGCGCGAGGTCGAGCCGCACCGCGTCGTCGCACTCGGTGGACGCTGGTACCTGGTGGCCTACGACCTGGGGCGGCACGACTGGCGTAGTTTCCGCCTCGACCGGCTGACCGAGCCGACGGCGACCGGTACGCGCTTCCGGCCGCGCCCGCTCCCGGCCGAGGACGCCGTGTCCTTCGTCCAGGAAGCGAGCGGGGCCCAGGCTCCGTACACGGTCGAGGTCCTTGTGCACGCGCCCTCCTCGCGGGTGCGGCGCGTGGTCGGCAGCTGGGGCACGGTCGAGCCACTCGCCCAGGACAGCTGCAGGCTCACCATGACCTCGGCCTCCCTCGACTGGCCGACCCAGGCACTGGGCAATGTGGGCGCCGAGTTCGAGGTCCTGGGGCCGCCGGAGTTCGCCGCGCACGTCCAGGGGTGGGGCGCCCGCTTCATCCGGGCCACCCGCGTACGCGCATGA
- a CDS encoding MDR family NADP-dependent oxidoreductase, protein MITREIQLTAQVTGAPALEHFTVAETEVDGEVLVRTDRLGLAATYLELMRADCTIPVPAWQQGQRVGVAAIGTVVRSDSPELEVGDLVQSMTGWSEYSAGPAGSYVRLDRELFADPGYHLAQGPTAYYGMAEVAAVGEGDVVFVSGAAGGVGSLAGQIAKCLGAARVIGSAGSPAKVDYLVNELGYDAAFDYHDGSAADRLGELAPEGISVFFDVVGGEQYRAALRAARPGARFALCGSLSSQLGGAAQRFPRPDRAAAEARGVELLPFSCHHTPDQIAAWREHFGRWLGEGRFVYPQTVVEGGIEDVPQAFLSLLQGSYQGNVSVRLS, encoded by the coding sequence ATGATCACCCGTGAGATCCAGCTGACCGCCCAGGTCACCGGCGCCCCCGCGCTCGAACATTTCACCGTCGCCGAGACCGAGGTGGACGGTGAAGTCCTGGTACGCACCGACCGGCTCGGGCTCGCCGCGACCTACCTGGAGCTGATGCGGGCCGACTGCACGATCCCGGTCCCGGCCTGGCAGCAGGGGCAGCGGGTAGGGGTGGCCGCCATCGGCACCGTGGTCCGGTCCGACAGTCCCGAACTCGAGGTCGGCGACCTGGTCCAGTCGATGACCGGCTGGAGCGAGTACTCGGCCGGCCCGGCCGGCTCGTACGTCAGGCTCGACCGCGAGCTTTTCGCCGACCCCGGCTACCACCTAGCCCAGGGCCCGACCGCCTACTACGGGATGGCCGAGGTCGCGGCCGTCGGCGAAGGCGACGTGGTCTTCGTCTCCGGCGCGGCGGGCGGTGTCGGCTCGCTGGCCGGGCAGATCGCCAAGTGCCTCGGCGCGGCGCGGGTGATCGGCAGCGCCGGGAGCCCGGCGAAGGTCGACTACTTGGTGAACGAACTCGGTTACGACGCCGCCTTCGACTACCACGACGGCTCTGCGGCCGACCGGCTCGGGGAGCTCGCGCCCGAGGGCATCTCGGTGTTCTTCGACGTGGTGGGCGGCGAGCAGTACCGGGCCGCACTGCGGGCGGCCCGGCCCGGAGCGCGCTTCGCGCTGTGCGGCTCGCTGTCCAGTCAGCTCGGCGGCGCGGCGCAGCGCTTTCCGCGGCCCGACCGCGCGGCGGCCGAGGCCAGGGGTGTGGAGCTGCTGCCGTTCTCCTGCCACCACACGCCCGATCAGATCGCGGCCTGGCGTGAGCATTTCGGCCGCTGGCTGGGCGAGGGCCGCTTCGTCTACC